In Streptomyces longhuiensis, the following proteins share a genomic window:
- a CDS encoding carbohydrate ABC transporter permease translates to MTTDAAQIRIKSRTRKAWTPSQIVLTLLGVAVSAVFLAPLAWALFTSLKSETEAVEVPPHWLPKEWTGQAWKALFETGNITDWFVNSLVVSVCVTSIVLTVSALAGYGFARTEFRGRNVLMGVVMAGLMVSPAVLGVPLFTTVQQMGMVDTYWGMILPQCAPAAMVYILYKFFQGIPKELEEAAFIDGAGRWRVFFTVVVPLARPSLAAVGIFTFIASWNNFLWPYMVTNNPDLMTMPNGIATVMNSYGIQWAQLMAGGLMAGLPLIVVFVFFQRQIVSGVAHTGLAGQ, encoded by the coding sequence ATGACCACCGACGCCGCGCAGATACGCATCAAGTCCCGTACGCGCAAGGCCTGGACGCCCAGTCAGATCGTGCTCACCCTCCTCGGCGTCGCCGTCTCCGCCGTCTTCCTGGCGCCGCTCGCCTGGGCCCTGTTCACCTCGCTGAAGTCGGAGACCGAGGCCGTCGAGGTGCCGCCGCACTGGCTGCCGAAGGAGTGGACCGGCCAGGCCTGGAAGGCGCTCTTCGAGACCGGCAACATCACCGACTGGTTCGTCAACTCCCTTGTGGTGTCGGTCTGTGTGACCTCGATCGTCCTGACGGTGAGCGCGCTCGCCGGCTACGGATTCGCCCGTACCGAGTTCCGCGGCAGGAACGTCCTGATGGGCGTCGTCATGGCCGGACTCATGGTCTCCCCGGCGGTCCTCGGCGTGCCCCTGTTCACCACCGTCCAGCAGATGGGGATGGTCGACACCTACTGGGGCATGATCCTGCCGCAGTGCGCGCCGGCCGCGATGGTCTACATCCTCTACAAGTTCTTCCAGGGCATCCCCAAGGAACTGGAGGAGGCCGCGTTCATCGACGGCGCCGGACGCTGGCGGGTCTTCTTCACCGTCGTCGTGCCGCTCGCCCGGCCCTCGCTCGCGGCGGTGGGCATCTTCACCTTCATCGCGTCGTGGAACAACTTCCTGTGGCCGTACATGGTCACCAACAACCCCGACCTGATGACCATGCCGAACGGCATCGCGACCGTCATGAACTCGTACGGCATCCAGTGGGCCCAGCTGATGGCCGGCGGCCTCATGGCGGGCCTTCCCCTGATCGTCGTCTTCGTCTTCTTCCAGCGCCAGATCGTCAGCGGCGTGGCCCACACGGGCCTGGCCGGCCAGTAA
- a CDS encoding carbohydrate ABC transporter permease translates to MTTTSAETVIAPARARTAADSATVRRKQGFQHGGWFVAPFLLLFVLFVTWPLLRGVYLSFTDANIAGDTASFIGLDNYREALHDSMMWDSLGRSAYFTLLVVPCITVLAFLLAMLAHHIERGKWLWRLCFFMPFLLPSTVAGNLWQWLFNSGTGMVNYVFGLDTPWLTDKSYAMLAIVIETLWWTVGFAFLLYLAALQGIPGHLYEAAKLDGANAWHRMVHITLPMLRNITGLVVALQILASLQLFDQSVVMMDFGPGPENSTRSFVQYTLEEGFTSYRVGYASAISIIFFVIIAAVALARMWLLRNREEGAR, encoded by the coding sequence ATGACGACGACCAGCGCTGAGACCGTCATCGCCCCGGCACGGGCGAGAACCGCCGCGGACAGTGCCACCGTCCGCCGCAAGCAGGGCTTCCAGCACGGCGGCTGGTTCGTGGCCCCGTTCCTTCTCCTCTTCGTCCTGTTCGTGACCTGGCCGCTGCTGCGCGGCGTCTACCTCAGCTTCACCGACGCCAACATCGCCGGCGACACCGCGAGCTTCATCGGGCTCGACAACTACCGCGAGGCCCTGCACGACTCGATGATGTGGGACTCGCTCGGCCGCAGCGCCTACTTCACGCTGCTCGTCGTCCCCTGCATCACGGTCCTCGCCTTCCTCCTCGCGATGCTCGCCCACCACATCGAGCGCGGAAAGTGGCTGTGGCGACTGTGCTTCTTCATGCCGTTCCTGCTGCCGTCCACCGTCGCGGGCAACCTGTGGCAGTGGCTGTTCAACTCCGGTACGGGCATGGTCAATTACGTCTTCGGCCTCGACACGCCCTGGCTGACCGACAAGTCGTACGCCATGCTCGCCATCGTCATCGAGACGCTGTGGTGGACGGTCGGGTTCGCGTTCCTGCTCTATCTGGCCGCGCTCCAGGGCATCCCCGGCCACCTCTACGAGGCCGCGAAGCTGGACGGCGCGAACGCCTGGCACCGCATGGTCCACATCACGCTGCCGATGCTGCGCAACATCACGGGTCTGGTCGTCGCGCTGCAGATCCTTGCCTCGCTGCAGCTCTTCGACCAGTCCGTCGTGATGATGGACTTCGGCCCGGGGCCGGAGAACAGCACACGCTCCTTCGTCCAGTACACCCTGGAAGAGGGCTTCACCAGCTACCGCGTGGGCTACGCCTCCGCCATCTCCATCATCTTCTTCGTGATCATCGCGGCCGTCGCTCTCGCGCGGATGTGGCTGCTGCGCAACCGTGAGGAGGGCGCGCGATGA
- a CDS encoding extracellular solute-binding protein has protein sequence MGRPGLNRRQLLAGIGGLTVAGSIGFAALGTGADALASGADTRVRYWNLFSGGDGYNMIAMLDAFRKANPGIDVKDSTLQWGNPFYTKLAMAAAGNRAPDLGVMHLGRVTGFSPGRLLDPWDMDLLAKYGVREADFNPKLWKRAVIDGKLYALPLDIHVQLCFYRKDVLKKTGLIGDDGKLVPVTSVDEWFGMLKEAKKVTRKGLQTIGLWINDQNFQWWFFVAFYTQLGGTWFNAGNTEVTFDVDKATQVLEFLRRHVADGYANTGMGTVGAEQFVNGTPFTWEGNWSVPVFSGAKLEYGATPLPPVFGKQATHAESHSFVLPHQAGRGGATNEGAHRLAAYVVKHARQWAAGGHIPAYTPTLSTAAYRKLEPQHEYVGAMNHQANEPKVWFAGSTGILAQEVGPTVVSSTVGSAKPAAAAARMRKQLAELLAMKNPMDGHTAAQGGAVA, from the coding sequence ATGGGACGACCTGGCCTGAACCGCAGGCAACTCCTCGCCGGAATAGGCGGGTTGACCGTGGCGGGCAGCATCGGCTTCGCGGCGCTCGGTACCGGCGCCGACGCGCTCGCCTCCGGCGCGGACACCCGTGTGCGCTACTGGAACCTCTTCAGTGGCGGCGACGGCTACAACATGATCGCGATGCTGGACGCCTTCCGTAAGGCGAACCCCGGCATCGACGTGAAGGACTCGACCCTCCAGTGGGGCAACCCCTTCTACACCAAGCTCGCCATGGCGGCCGCGGGCAACCGCGCGCCCGACCTCGGCGTCATGCACCTGGGCCGTGTCACCGGCTTCTCGCCGGGCCGTCTCCTGGACCCCTGGGACATGGACCTGCTCGCCAAGTACGGCGTGAGGGAAGCGGACTTCAACCCCAAGCTGTGGAAGCGCGCCGTCATCGACGGCAAGCTCTACGCCCTCCCGCTCGACATCCACGTCCAGCTCTGCTTCTACCGCAAGGACGTCCTGAAGAAGACGGGCCTGATCGGCGACGACGGCAAGCTCGTCCCGGTCACGTCGGTCGACGAGTGGTTCGGCATGCTGAAGGAGGCCAAGAAGGTCACCAGGAAGGGACTGCAGACCATCGGTCTGTGGATCAACGACCAGAACTTCCAGTGGTGGTTCTTCGTCGCGTTCTACACCCAGCTCGGCGGCACCTGGTTCAACGCCGGCAACACCGAGGTCACCTTCGACGTCGACAAGGCCACCCAGGTCCTGGAGTTCCTGCGCCGGCACGTCGCCGACGGGTACGCGAACACGGGCATGGGGACCGTCGGCGCCGAACAGTTCGTCAACGGCACCCCCTTCACCTGGGAGGGCAACTGGTCCGTACCGGTCTTCTCCGGCGCGAAGCTGGAGTACGGCGCGACCCCGCTGCCGCCCGTGTTCGGCAAGCAGGCCACCCACGCCGAGTCGCACTCCTTCGTCCTGCCGCACCAGGCCGGCCGTGGCGGCGCCACCAACGAGGGCGCCCACCGACTCGCCGCGTACGTCGTCAAGCACGCCCGGCAGTGGGCGGCCGGCGGCCACATCCCCGCCTACACACCGACCCTGTCCACGGCCGCGTACAGGAAGCTCGAGCCGCAGCACGAGTACGTCGGCGCCATGAACCACCAGGCCAACGAGCCGAAGGTGTGGTTCGCGGGCTCCACCGGCATCCTCGCGCAGGAGGTCGGCCCGACCGTCGTCTCCTCGACCGTGGGCTCCGCCAAGCCGGCCGCGGCCGCCGCCCGCATGAGGAAGCAGCTCGCCGAGCTCCTCGCCATGAAGAACCCGATGGACGGGCACACCGCCGCACAAGGAGGTGCGGTCGCATGA
- a CDS encoding SMP-30/gluconolactonase/LRE family protein, which yields MRPEVAVRAEATLGEGPTWDAEAGRLIWVDILGSRVHTYDPATGRRTVMATEQHVGAAKPRAGGAGLVVNLRDGIGLYGPGGTDFRWLHRDPVPGRRGNDAAIAPDGSLWAGSMAYDESPGGGNLVRIAADGTATEILDDVTVSNGTGWSPDGSLMYYVDTPTRRIDVFDFDGRQAVRRREFAVVEEGAGHPDGLTVDADGCVWVALWDGSALRRYTPSGALDRVVELPVKRPTACAFGGADLTDLYVTSARVGLDAPSPYAGSLLVLRDLGHGLAQPAFEG from the coding sequence ATGAGGCCGGAGGTGGCCGTCCGCGCGGAGGCCACGCTCGGGGAGGGCCCCACCTGGGACGCGGAGGCCGGCCGGCTGATCTGGGTCGACATCCTCGGCAGCCGGGTCCACACGTACGACCCCGCGACCGGGCGCCGCACGGTCATGGCCACCGAGCAGCACGTCGGCGCGGCCAAGCCCCGGGCCGGCGGCGCGGGACTCGTCGTCAACCTCCGTGACGGCATCGGTCTGTACGGCCCCGGCGGCACCGACTTCCGGTGGCTGCACCGCGACCCCGTGCCCGGCCGGCGCGGCAACGACGCGGCGATCGCCCCGGACGGCTCGCTCTGGGCGGGCAGCATGGCGTACGACGAGTCGCCGGGCGGCGGCAACCTCGTGCGGATCGCCGCCGACGGGACCGCCACCGAGATCCTCGACGACGTCACGGTCAGCAACGGCACCGGCTGGAGTCCTGACGGCTCGCTCATGTACTACGTCGACACCCCGACGCGGCGCATCGACGTCTTCGACTTCGATGGCCGACAGGCCGTGCGACGCCGGGAGTTCGCGGTCGTCGAGGAGGGCGCGGGTCACCCCGACGGGCTGACCGTCGACGCCGACGGGTGCGTGTGGGTCGCCCTCTGGGACGGCTCGGCGCTGCGCCGCTACACCCCGTCCGGCGCGCTCGACCGCGTCGTGGAGCTGCCCGTGAAGCGCCCCACCGCGTGCGCCTTCGGCGGCGCGGACCTCACCGACCTGTACGTCACGTCGGCCCGCGTCGGCCTCGACGCCCCGTCGCCGTACGCCGGTTCGCTGCTCGTCCTGCGTGACCTGGGCCATGGGCTGGCGCAACCCGCGTTCGAGGGCTGA
- a CDS encoding IclR family transcriptional regulator translates to MGRLVPAVTRALDILELFLDGDGTLSAPDIVRKLQLPRTTVHELVTTLTARSYLVTVPGEPGRYRLGVRPYQLGSRYAEQLDLAAEGQQVAREVAETCDETVHVAILEDTDVIYIAKVDSTHAVRMVSAAGRRLPAHCTSVGKMLLASLPQPELAARVPDDAELAAMTENSITDPALLREALAGIRERGVAVESRESNPDVSCVAAPVRDRSGRVVAALSVSVPMIRWSAPREEELTQLAVKGAADLSERLGYRGAGR, encoded by the coding sequence GTGGGGCGTCTCGTACCCGCCGTGACCCGGGCTCTCGACATACTCGAGCTGTTCCTGGACGGGGATGGCACTCTGTCCGCCCCGGACATCGTCCGCAAGCTCCAACTGCCGCGCACCACCGTGCACGAGCTGGTGACGACGCTGACCGCCCGCTCCTACCTCGTGACCGTCCCGGGCGAGCCCGGCCGCTACCGCCTGGGCGTGCGCCCGTACCAGCTCGGCAGCCGGTACGCGGAGCAGCTCGACCTCGCCGCCGAGGGCCAGCAGGTCGCCCGCGAGGTCGCCGAGACCTGCGACGAGACCGTGCACGTGGCGATCCTCGAGGACACCGACGTCATCTACATCGCGAAGGTCGACAGCACCCACGCCGTGCGGATGGTCTCCGCCGCGGGGCGCCGGCTGCCCGCGCACTGCACGTCCGTCGGAAAGATGCTCCTCGCCTCGCTGCCGCAGCCCGAACTGGCGGCCCGCGTCCCCGACGACGCCGAGCTGGCGGCGATGACGGAGAACAGCATCACCGACCCGGCCCTCCTGCGCGAGGCCCTCGCCGGCATCCGGGAGCGCGGCGTCGCCGTCGAGAGCCGCGAGTCCAACCCGGACGTCAGCTGTGTCGCCGCCCCCGTGCGCGACCGCTCCGGACGGGTCGTCGCCGCGCTCTCCGTGTCGGTGCCGATGATCCGCTGGAGCGCGCCCCGCGAGGAAGAGCTGACGCAGCTCGCCGTGAAGGGCGCCGCCGACCTCTCGGAGCGGCTCGGGTACCGGGGGGCCGGCCGATGA
- a CDS encoding SDR family oxidoreductase has product MTNTEHTSEQISVLITGANKGLGLETARRLGELGWTVFLGSRDEGRGRAAADKLAAGGANVVTVPLDVTSDESVAAAVRLVREHTDRLDVLVNNAGAPGKGTAPADATADDIHAVYDTNVYGPIRVTQAFLPLLQAAGNPRVVMVSSAGGSFATVTDPDQPFSKIHELGYSSSKAALNMLTVRYAQALPAIKFNAVTPGEVANRTFAATDMNGHTGTLTVTEGTDSIVRLALLDADGPTGTFTDRLGPVAW; this is encoded by the coding sequence ATGACGAACACGGAGCACACCTCGGAGCAGATCTCGGTACTCATCACCGGAGCCAACAAGGGACTGGGCCTGGAGACCGCCCGGCGGCTCGGGGAACTGGGCTGGACGGTCTTCCTCGGCTCGCGCGACGAGGGCCGCGGGCGGGCGGCCGCCGACAAGCTGGCCGCCGGCGGCGCGAACGTCGTGACGGTCCCGCTGGACGTGACATCGGACGAGTCGGTGGCCGCGGCCGTACGGCTCGTCCGCGAGCACACCGACCGGCTGGACGTCCTCGTCAACAACGCCGGAGCGCCGGGGAAGGGGACCGCGCCGGCGGACGCGACGGCCGACGACATCCATGCCGTCTACGACACCAATGTGTACGGACCGATCAGGGTCACGCAGGCGTTCCTCCCCCTGCTCCAGGCGGCGGGGAACCCGCGGGTGGTGATGGTGTCGAGCGCCGGCGGTTCCTTCGCGACCGTGACCGACCCGGACCAGCCCTTCTCGAAGATCCACGAGCTCGGCTACAGCTCGTCGAAGGCGGCGCTGAACATGCTCACCGTCCGGTACGCGCAGGCGCTCCCGGCGATCAAGTTCAACGCCGTCACCCCCGGCGAAGTCGCCAACCGCACGTTCGCCGCCACCGACATGAACGGTCACACCGGCACACTGACCGTGACCGAGGGCACCGACTCGATCGTCCGGCTCGCGCTGCTCGACGCCGACGGGCCGACCGGAACCTTCACCGACCGCCTCGGTCCCGTCGCATGGTGA
- a CDS encoding RNA polymerase sigma-70 factor, with protein sequence MRRVEEFEEFEELRPLLFSIAYRILGSVSEAEDAVQETWLRFAASTTQPRSAKAFLSATVTRISIDVLGSARVRREAYVGPWFPEPLLSDPYEDPARSAELADSVSMAALLLLERLSPLERAVFVLREVFAFGFPEIAAAVDRSEAACRQLAVRARRHMDAGRPRFEADRQEREQLAARFFDALRVGDVDGLQELLAADVSLVGDGGGNAPQLARPVAGASNVARLLASVFPVMFRIDVTSEPHEMNGQPGAILRDRDGRVLNTVTLDVLDGQIQTIRLVINPDKLGHLGPVSDPWAVDREVRQARSRRKD encoded by the coding sequence GTGAGACGGGTCGAGGAGTTCGAGGAGTTCGAGGAGCTGCGGCCGCTGCTGTTCTCGATCGCCTACCGGATATTGGGCAGCGTGAGCGAGGCCGAGGACGCGGTGCAGGAGACGTGGCTGCGCTTCGCGGCGTCCACGACACAGCCCCGGTCGGCCAAGGCGTTCCTGTCGGCCACCGTCACCCGGATCTCGATCGACGTGCTGGGCTCGGCCCGCGTGCGGCGGGAGGCCTACGTCGGGCCGTGGTTCCCCGAGCCGCTCCTGTCCGACCCCTATGAGGATCCGGCGCGCTCGGCGGAGCTGGCCGACTCGGTGTCCATGGCGGCCCTGCTGCTCCTGGAGCGGCTCAGCCCGCTGGAGCGGGCGGTGTTCGTGCTGCGCGAGGTGTTCGCGTTCGGCTTCCCGGAGATCGCCGCGGCCGTGGACCGCTCGGAGGCCGCGTGCCGTCAGCTCGCGGTGCGGGCGCGGCGCCACATGGACGCGGGCCGCCCCCGGTTCGAGGCGGACCGCCAGGAGCGGGAGCAACTGGCGGCGCGGTTCTTCGACGCGCTGCGGGTGGGCGACGTCGACGGCCTGCAAGAGCTGCTCGCCGCCGATGTGTCCCTCGTCGGCGACGGCGGCGGCAACGCCCCGCAGCTCGCCAGGCCCGTCGCGGGCGCGAGCAACGTGGCCCGGCTGCTGGCTTCGGTCTTCCCCGTGATGTTCCGGATCGACGTGACGTCCGAGCCGCACGAGATGAACGGTCAGCCGGGCGCGATCCTGCGCGACCGGGACGGCAGGGTCCTCAACACCGTCACCCTCGACGTGCTCGACGGGCAGATCCAGACGATCCGCCTGGTGATCAACCCCGACAAGCTCGGGCACCTGGGCCCGGTGTCGGACCCGTGGGCGGTCGACCGCGAGGTGCGGCAGGCCCGCAGCCGGCGGAAGGACTGA